GCGGTGACTACGACGCGGTGCTCTGCCATGGAGTCCTGGAGTACGTGGACGACCCCGCCGAGGGGGTGCGTCACGCGGTCGAGGCGCTCCGTCCGTCCGGCGCGCTCAGCCTGCTCGCCGCCGGGCTGGGCGGCGCGGTCCTGGCCCGGGCCCTTGCCGGTCACTTCACGGAGGCCCGGCACGCGCTCAGCGACCCGGCCGGCCGCTGGGGCGAGGGCGACCCGGTGCCGCGGCGGTACACGGCGGAGCAGCTCACCGAGCTCGTCGAGGGCGCGGACGCCGAGGTCGGCGCCGTCCACGGTGTACGCGTCTTCGCCGACCTGGTGCCGGGTGTCCTGGTGGACACCGAGCCCGGCGCGATGGAGGCCCTGCTCAAGCTGGAGACGGCGGCCGCCGAGCTGCCGGCGTTCCACTCGGTGGCGACCCAGCTGCACGTCCTGGGCACCAGGCGGGCCTGAGAGGCTGCCGGATCGCGACTGCAGCGCGGCTGATCAGCGACGCAGCTGCAGACGGAGTACGCCCCAGCAGCCCCGATCAGGGCCTTGGCCCCGTATGATCGGGGGACACCATCCGGCATGACGGATCGGAGGTTGGGGAATCAACGCCTCAGCAGCTGAGCCGCCGTGGCGGCCCGGACTGGCTGATTGGCAATGAGGGCGGGTTTCACGGGGACGATTCCCTGCCTATCCTGGAAGGGCCGCATACCGGCCGCCCCCCGCGGCCGACGACGAGGAGGACTCCGTGCCGCTCTCGGAGCACGAGCAGCGAATGCTCGAGCAAATGGAGCGAGCGCTGTACGCCGAAGATCCCAAGTTCGCGACAGCGCTCGAGGGAAGTGGGCTGCGTACATATACCCGGCGACGGGTCTACCAGGCAGTTGCTGGCTTCCTGGTGGGAATCGCGCTCCTCATGGCCGGAATGGTCGCCCAGCAGATCTGGATCAGCGTGGTGGGATTCCTCGTCATGCTGGGCTGCGCGGTGCTCGCGGTCACCGGTTGGCGCAAGGCGCCGAAGCCGGGCGAGCAACAGGCAGTCCGCGCGGGTGGTGCGGGCGAACAGCGACAGCCCAAACAGCGCCGGTCCGTGATGAACCGGATCGAACAACGGTGGCAGCGCCGCCGCGATGAGCAGGGCCAGTAAGCGCTCAGAAACACTGATGGGTGAGGGGCGGTCGCATTTCTGCGACCGCCCCTCACGCGTGCGC
This genomic interval from Streptomyces sp. NBC_00464 contains the following:
- a CDS encoding class I SAM-dependent methyltransferase, which encodes MSDQLRPRASLRTAVVWEVLKDALDRQVKATGRDALDVLDTGGGTGNFAVPVARLGHRVTVVDPSPNALFALERRAAEAGVADRVRGVQGDILGLFDVVGRGDYDAVLCHGVLEYVDDPAEGVRHAVEALRPSGALSLLAAGLGGAVLARALAGHFTEARHALSDPAGRWGEGDPVPRRYTAEQLTELVEGADAEVGAVHGVRVFADLVPGVLVDTEPGAMEALLKLETAAAELPAFHSVATQLHVLGTRRA
- a CDS encoding DUF3040 domain-containing protein, which translates into the protein MPLSEHEQRMLEQMERALYAEDPKFATALEGSGLRTYTRRRVYQAVAGFLVGIALLMAGMVAQQIWISVVGFLVMLGCAVLAVTGWRKAPKPGEQQAVRAGGAGEQRQPKQRRSVMNRIEQRWQRRRDEQGQ